Proteins from one Pseudostreptobacillus hongkongensis genomic window:
- a CDS encoding GNAT family N-acetyltransferase translates to MLVELNLNSFDFRHKELLGYFPYSIKKCFVWFDKSENLIAIGVLGLNIYHPYNDYIKISVRENHRNKGIGTELFEYIKKHTKKQLQYNCMENDVASIKFLYKQGFKLKRRCWEYEFSNTDIIAGNFLEIVSLNKVEINEFKLLVLEQYIKIHEDINPFNKKFDFNESIDILFKNVDYDISMVYYSNNERYYLLVEIEEDEAIITYVGGIGKNYISFLKTALFKLSQKFSVISVEIDDVNPYAMKLKDLILLKEPMSYNTYIK, encoded by the coding sequence ATGTTGGTTGAATTAAATTTAAATTCTTTTGATTTTAGACATAAAGAATTATTAGGATATTTTCCTTATTCTATAAAAAAGTGTTTTGTATGGTTTGATAAATCTGAAAATTTAATTGCCATAGGAGTTTTAGGTTTAAATATTTATCATCCATATAATGACTATATTAAAATATCAGTGAGAGAAAATCATAGGAATAAAGGAATAGGTACTGAGTTATTTGAATATATTAAAAAACACACTAAAAAACAACTTCAATATAATTGTATGGAAAATGATGTTGCATCAATAAAATTTCTATATAAACAGGGATTTAAGTTAAAAAGAAGATGTTGGGAATATGAATTTAGTAATACAGATATTATAGCAGGGAATTTTTTAGAAATAGTCTCGTTAAATAAAGTAGAAATAAATGAATTTAAATTATTAGTATTAGAACAGTATATAAAAATACATGAAGATATTAATCCATTTAATAAAAAATTTGATTTTAATGAATCTATTGATATACTATTTAAAAATGTAGATTATGACATTTCTATGGTTTATTATAGTAATAATGAAAGATACTATTTGTTGGTAGAAATTGAAGAAGATGAAGCTATAATTACATATGTTGGTGGAATAGGAAAAAACTATATTTCATTTTTAAAAACAGCTTTATTTAAATTATCACAAAAATTTAGTGTGATTTCTGTAGAAATTGATGATGTAAATCCATATGCAATGAAATTGAAAGACTTAATATTATTAAAAGAACCTATGTCATATAACACATATATTAAGTGA
- a CDS encoding ABC transporter permease has product METKKEELNVHEVPSAFNIIKREFKKDKIALFSFTLLVSLVVIIFISATFFLDVNEVMKVRLLDKYAAPLEGYWLGADYGGRSILGQLVIGARNSIMIGVCVTIITEVVGIVVGIVISYYGGWIEDISMRIIDFISVLPTTLLIIVFATIVPKYNVVTFILMLSIFYWIGTARLIRGKVLSEVRRDYISASKTMGTSDFKIIFRELLPNISSIIIVDMTLSFAGNLGIETGLTFLGYGLPPSTPSLGTLISYATAPDVLADRWWVWMPASFLILVLMLCINYIGEALKRASDARQRLG; this is encoded by the coding sequence ATGGAAACTAAAAAAGAAGAATTAAATGTACATGAAGTACCATCAGCATTTAATATTATAAAAAGAGAATTTAAAAAAGATAAAATAGCACTCTTTTCTTTCACTTTACTAGTAAGTCTTGTAGTAATAATATTTATTTCTGCAACATTCTTTTTAGATGTTAATGAGGTTATGAAAGTTAGATTGCTTGATAAATATGCAGCACCTCTTGAAGGATATTGGCTTGGAGCTGATTATGGAGGACGTAGTATATTAGGACAATTAGTAATAGGAGCAAGAAACTCTATTATGATAGGTGTTTGTGTTACTATTATTACTGAAGTAGTAGGTATAGTAGTAGGTATAGTAATATCTTATTACGGTGGATGGATAGAAGATATATCTATGAGAATTATAGATTTCATAAGTGTATTACCAACTACATTATTAATTATAGTTTTTGCAACTATAGTTCCTAAGTATAATGTTGTAACATTTATATTAATGTTATCAATATTTTATTGGATAGGAACAGCAAGATTAATTCGTGGAAAAGTTTTATCAGAAGTTAGACGTGATTATATAAGCGCATCGAAGACTATGGGGACAAGTGATTTTAAAATAATATTTAGAGAATTACTTCCTAACATATCTTCAATAATAATAGTTGATATGACTTTAAGTTTTGCAGGAAACTTAGGTATAGAAACTGGATTAACGTTCTTAGGATACGGACTTCCGCCTTCAACACCATCACTTGGAACTTTAATAAGTTATGCAACTGCACCAGATGTACTTGCAGATAGATGGTGGGTATGGATGCCAGCATCATTCTTAATACTAGTATTAATGTTATGTATTAACTATATAGGGGAAGCACTTAAGAGAGCATCAGATGCAAGACAAAGATTAGGATAA
- the atpE gene encoding ATP synthase F0 subunit C, with translation MDASIIKAAALLGAGIAACGGIGAGLGQGLATAAAVEAVARQPEAKTDIMSTLFIGCAVTESTGIFALIIALILALIKS, from the coding sequence ATGGATGCATCAATAATTAAAGCAGCAGCGCTTTTAGGAGCTGGAATTGCAGCATGTGGAGGAATAGGAGCTGGACTTGGACAAGGTCTTGCAACTGCAGCAGCAGTTGAAGCTGTAGCAAGACAGCCAGAAGCAAAAACAGATATTATGTCAACTCTATTTATAGGGTGTGCGGTAACTGAGTCAACAGGGATATTTGCATTAATAATTGCATTAATCTTAGCATTAATTAAATCATAA
- a CDS encoding F0F1 ATP synthase subunit A produces MHRKIGFLGWIGIIFLMGLIVNLFLGLISTFLPVVFAKPEGIIEAPEVFFSIPLGHYVLNINQTILNTWVIMLVIIVILILGTRNLSIENPGFFQLVLEEYYNFINNQFLEGYGKFKGKFMAFFSAMFSMILLLNISMFLFPFVVMWKHTKEGLLIKPFFRTATADMNTTVGIALVVFVMFIGAAIYRMGVMGLIKELCEPFVFMFPINVIGEFAKPINISMRLFGNMFAGLVIMSLVYGLVMPNVLPTITGNLIKGSLSFAVGWPNILQVYLDFFIGILQAFVFTVLSSVYIKQMLIGEEEEE; encoded by the coding sequence TTGCATAGAAAAATTGGTTTTTTAGGTTGGATAGGTATAATTTTTCTTATGGGATTAATAGTTAATCTATTTTTAGGACTTATTTCTACTTTTTTACCAGTTGTGTTTGCAAAACCTGAGGGAATAATTGAAGCCCCTGAAGTATTTTTTAGTATACCTTTAGGACATTATGTATTAAATATTAATCAGACTATACTTAATACATGGGTTATAATGTTGGTTATAATCGTAATACTAATATTAGGAACAAGAAATTTAAGTATTGAAAATCCTGGATTTTTTCAACTAGTATTAGAAGAATATTACAACTTTATTAATAATCAATTTTTAGAAGGATATGGAAAATTCAAAGGGAAATTCATGGCATTTTTCTCTGCAATGTTCTCTATGATATTACTACTTAATATATCTATGTTTTTATTCCCGTTTGTTGTTATGTGGAAACATACTAAAGAGGGTCTTTTGATTAAGCCGTTTTTCAGAACAGCAACAGCGGATATGAATACTACAGTAGGTATAGCATTAGTAGTTTTTGTTATGTTTATAGGAGCAGCTATATATCGTATGGGTGTTATGGGTCTAATAAAAGAACTATGTGAACCTTTTGTATTTATGTTCCCTATAAATGTTATAGGAGAGTTTGCAAAACCTATTAATATCTCTATGAGATTATTTGGGAATATGTTTGCAGGTCTTGTAATTATGTCGCTTGTATATGGTTTAGTTATGCCTAATGTGTTACCTACTATAACGGGTAATTTAATTAAAGGAAGTTTAAGCTTTGCAGTAGGTTGGCCAAATATATTACAAGTATATCTTGATTTTTTCATTGGTATATTACAAGCTTTTGTATTTACTGTTTTATCATCTGTGTATATTAAACAGATGTTAATAGGGGAAGAAGAGGAAGAATAA
- the atpA gene encoding F0F1 ATP synthase subunit alpha, giving the protein MKIKPEEISSIIRDEIENYKKRLDISTVGIVVEIGDGIARIYGLENAMAGELLTFSNGSTGMVLNLEENSVGAVILGETRGIKEGDIVKGTGNIAKVPAGEEMLGRVVNALGEPIDGKGGITPSKYMQVERVASGIIERKPVSVPMQTGIKSIDGMIPIGRGQRELIIGDRQTGKTAIAIDAIINQKNTGVYCIYVAIGQKRSTVAQIQRKLEESGAMEYTTIVAATASESAPLQYLAPYSGVAMAEYFMEQGKDVLIVYDDLSKHAVAYREMSLLLKRPPGREAYPGDVFYLHSRLLERAARLSDELGGGSITALPIIETQAGDISAYIPTNVISITDGQIFLETDLFNSGFRPAINAGLSVSRVGGSAQIKAMKQVAARVKMELAQYTELLAFAQFGSDLDKATRDQLNRGERIMEILKQKQYMPMPVEKQVVSFYVVTKGYVDDIDVEDILNFEEELLQSIESTSDILRKIANEKEITKEIDEELEDFIKTFKKDFVH; this is encoded by the coding sequence TTGAAAATTAAACCTGAAGAAATTAGTAGTATTATTCGTGATGAAATAGAAAACTATAAAAAAAGATTAGATATTTCTACAGTAGGAATAGTTGTAGAAATTGGAGATGGAATAGCTAGAATTTATGGGCTTGAAAATGCTATGGCTGGAGAGTTATTAACTTTTTCAAATGGGTCAACAGGTATGGTTCTAAACTTGGAAGAAAATAGTGTAGGAGCAGTTATACTTGGAGAAACACGTGGAATAAAAGAAGGAGACATAGTAAAAGGTACAGGGAATATTGCTAAAGTTCCTGCAGGAGAGGAAATGCTAGGAAGAGTAGTTAATGCACTTGGAGAGCCTATAGATGGTAAAGGTGGTATAACTCCTTCAAAATATATGCAAGTTGAGAGAGTGGCCTCAGGAATAATAGAAAGAAAACCCGTATCAGTTCCTATGCAAACAGGTATTAAATCTATAGATGGGATGATACCTATAGGTAGAGGACAAAGAGAATTGATAATAGGAGATAGACAAACAGGGAAAACAGCTATAGCAATAGATGCGATAATTAATCAAAAGAATACTGGTGTTTATTGTATATATGTTGCAATAGGTCAAAAAAGATCGACAGTTGCACAAATACAAAGAAAATTAGAAGAAAGTGGAGCTATGGAATATACAACTATAGTTGCAGCAACAGCTAGTGAATCTGCACCACTTCAATATTTAGCACCATATTCAGGGGTTGCTATGGCAGAATACTTTATGGAACAAGGTAAGGATGTTTTAATAGTATATGATGATTTATCAAAACATGCAGTGGCTTATAGAGAAATGTCTTTATTATTAAAAAGACCACCTGGGCGTGAAGCATATCCTGGAGATGTATTCTATCTACATTCAAGATTACTTGAAAGAGCAGCAAGACTTAGTGATGAATTAGGTGGAGGATCAATAACAGCTCTTCCAATAATAGAAACTCAAGCAGGAGATATATCAGCATATATACCTACAAATGTAATTTCTATTACAGATGGTCAAATATTCTTAGAAACTGATTTATTTAATTCAGGATTTAGACCAGCTATAAATGCAGGACTTTCAGTATCTCGTGTTGGAGGATCAGCACAAATTAAAGCTATGAAACAAGTTGCAGCAAGAGTTAAGATGGAGCTTGCTCAATATACTGAACTTTTAGCCTTTGCTCAATTTGGTTCAGATTTAGATAAAGCAACTAGAGATCAATTAAACCGTGGAGAAAGAATAATGGAAATATTGAAACAAAAACAATATATGCCTATGCCTGTTGAAAAACAAGTAGTATCTTTCTATGTAGTTACAAAAGGTTATGTTGATGATATAGATGTAGAAGATATATTAAACTTTGAAGAAGAATTATTACAAAGTATTGAATCTACTTCAGATATTTTAAGAAAAATAGCTAATGAAAAAGAAATAACAAAAGAAATTGATGAAGAATTAGAAGACTTTATTAAAACATTTAAAAAAGACTTTGTTCATTAA
- the atpF gene encoding F0F1 ATP synthase subunit B, giving the protein MEQNNLITIDILMIVQIINFFILVYIFHKYFYKKIGKVIEERKKIALKDLELVKEERTKLEEQKQNYEKLRKEAKRRANDIIIKAERQADERREQIIDNATTTRDRMLMRAESDILKLRENIKEQLQREVSDMATELAEKIIKENISNDPSMVDKSIDKFIDEVGE; this is encoded by the coding sequence ATGGAACAAAATAATTTAATAACTATTGATATACTGATGATAGTTCAAATTATTAACTTCTTCATATTAGTCTATATTTTTCATAAGTATTTCTATAAAAAAATTGGTAAAGTTATTGAAGAAAGAAAAAAAATAGCTTTAAAAGATCTTGAGTTAGTAAAAGAAGAAAGAACTAAACTTGAAGAACAAAAACAAAATTATGAAAAACTTAGAAAAGAAGCTAAAAGACGTGCTAATGATATTATTATAAAAGCAGAAAGACAAGCTGATGAAAGACGTGAGCAAATTATCGATAATGCAACAACTACTAGAGATAGAATGCTTATGAGAGCTGAATCAGACATCTTGAAGTTACGTGAGAATATCAAAGAACAACTTCAAAGAGAAGTTAGCGATATGGCAACTGAACTTGCTGAGAAGATAATAAAAGAAAATATTTCTAATGATCCATCTATGGTGGATAAAAGTATAGATAAATTTATTGATGAAGTAGGTGAATAA
- the atpH gene encoding ATP synthase F1 subunit delta: MDNISISKRYAEAIYEVASTNDKVFEIFEVLNLLLEHIKSDEDFKKFLTYPIIDKEEKKKLINKIYKDVKEKPLEILDYLIDKDRLLHIKEIYSEYSKIYYEKHKKLIVTATFPKELTEEQKNRLSDKLKKLKSRDVVIQYRVDENIIGGGIIRINDEVIDGSIKTQINNMKH, from the coding sequence ATGGATAATATATCTATTTCAAAAAGATATGCAGAGGCCATTTATGAAGTTGCTTCAACAAATGATAAGGTATTTGAAATATTTGAAGTTCTTAATTTACTTTTAGAACATATAAAAAGTGATGAAGATTTTAAAAAGTTTCTAACTTATCCTATTATAGATAAAGAGGAAAAGAAAAAATTAATTAATAAGATATATAAAGATGTTAAAGAAAAACCTCTTGAAATATTAGATTATTTAATAGATAAAGATAGATTACTTCATATTAAGGAAATTTATAGTGAATACAGTAAAATTTATTATGAAAAACATAAAAAATTAATAGTAACTGCAACATTTCCTAAAGAATTGACTGAAGAACAAAAAAACAGATTATCTGATAAATTAAAGAAATTAAAATCACGTGATGTTGTTATACAATATCGTGTTGATGAAAATATAATAGGTGGAGGAATCATAAGAATTAACGATGAAGTTATAGATGGTTCCATAAAAACACAAATAAATAATATGAAACACTAA
- the opp4B gene encoding oligopeptide ABC transporter permease — translation MWKTVLRRTILMIPQLAILSVIVFVVAKLMPGDPFTGLISPTTPPEAIERLRQQAGFYDPMYVQYFRWITRAFHGDFGMSYAFKLPVTTIIGERIYNTFFLSLCSVTLMYSIALPLGVITGRYNGSRIDKIVTVYNFISYAMPSFILSLLMVYLFGYKLRLFPTGGSVDIGYVPGTISYAINKFYHLLLPSITYALLATTGVIRYLRSEIIDSKSLDYVKTAKAKGVPESVVYSRHIFRNSVLPIAAFLGYTITGLFSGSIFIETIFNYPGMGQLFMSSIGTRDYSIITTLILFYGFMTLLGSLLSDIILTIVDPRIRIE, via the coding sequence ATGTGGAAAACGGTTTTAAGAAGAACTATATTAATGATACCTCAATTAGCTATATTAAGTGTTATAGTATTCGTTGTAGCTAAATTAATGCCTGGAGATCCTTTTACAGGTTTAATAAGTCCAACAACACCGCCTGAAGCTATAGAAAGATTAAGACAACAAGCAGGATTTTATGATCCTATGTATGTTCAATATTTCCGTTGGATAACAAGAGCTTTCCACGGGGATTTTGGAATGAGTTATGCATTTAAATTACCAGTAACTACAATAATAGGAGAAAGAATATATAATACATTCTTCTTATCATTATGTTCAGTTACTTTAATGTATTCAATTGCATTACCTTTAGGGGTTATAACTGGTAGATATAACGGTTCAAGAATTGATAAAATAGTTACTGTATATAACTTTATAAGTTATGCAATGCCATCATTTATTTTATCACTTTTAATGGTTTATTTATTTGGATATAAATTAAGATTATTCCCAACAGGAGGATCTGTTGATATAGGGTATGTGCCTGGAACAATTTCTTACGCTATTAATAAATTTTATCACTTATTATTACCTTCAATAACTTATGCATTACTTGCAACAACAGGAGTTATTAGATACTTAAGAAGTGAAATTATAGATTCAAAATCTTTAGATTATGTTAAAACTGCAAAAGCTAAAGGTGTACCTGAATCAGTAGTTTATTCAAGACATATATTTAGAAATTCTGTTTTACCTATAGCAGCTTTCTTAGGATATACTATAACAGGTTTATTTAGTGGATCTATATTTATTGAAACAATATTTAATTATCCAGGAATGGGACAATTATTTATGTCTTCAATAGGAACAAGAGATTATTCAATTATAACTACATTAATATTATTCTATGGATTTATGACATTACTTGGTTCATTATTATCAGATATTATATTAACTATAGTAGATCCAAGAATAAGAATAGAGTAA
- a CDS encoding ATP synthase subunit I, whose amino-acid sequence MEFEIKKIIKINLIIAIILILIAFFFNSSTIAFLAFGIIVSILANILLVYAVYKVVYQKAGKGSMFIDYSKRYVLYILSLYFVYKLSKRYFEAETLKNVLACSLGFFAIQISLYIEQYFKNRVSSEGR is encoded by the coding sequence ATGGAATTTGAAATTAAAAAAATAATCAAAATAAATTTGATAATAGCAATTATACTTATACTTATTGCATTTTTTTTTAATTCAAGTACTATTGCTTTCTTAGCATTTGGAATAATTGTTTCAATTTTAGCTAATATATTATTAGTTTATGCAGTTTATAAGGTTGTTTACCAAAAAGCAGGTAAGGGATCAATGTTTATAGATTACTCTAAAAGGTATGTTCTATATATATTATCTCTTTATTTTGTTTATAAACTAAGTAAAAGATATTTTGAAGCAGAGACTTTAAAGAATGTTTTAGCATGTTCATTAGGTTTTTTTGCTATTCAAATTTCTCTATATATTGAACAATATTTTAAAAATAGAGTTTCTTCAGAAGGGAGATGA
- the holA gene encoding DNA polymerase III subunit delta, whose protein sequence is MIHFLYGLSSISIKKNELINSTDKEEIIYFSEENIDLFWNELNSGSLFSTPTLLVLKNANKVKNTNEFISKLNEFAFSDKDIIIDFEANKENKKIKELANNFKFYEILNEKENRKNYIEYITRKLNCNNDDASFLLDVIGDNFESLKNETDKINVFLNGEEYSFKKVEDIISKNSNFVIFNLTDDILSKRNISFPIKEHLGVLATLCNDFEILYKLKLFPNLSNNYNTFKNQISKIELLKNYSPYYIFKKLPYLKNFSKEDILKILDRAFDVENNIKSGISPLEDTIETFILEIINR, encoded by the coding sequence ATGATACATTTTCTATACGGCTTAAGTTCAATATCTATAAAGAAAAATGAACTAATAAATAGTACCGATAAAGAAGAAATAATATATTTTTCAGAAGAAAATATAGACCTATTTTGGAATGAGTTAAATTCTGGATCTCTTTTTTCAACTCCTACTTTATTAGTTCTTAAAAATGCAAACAAGGTAAAAAATACAAATGAATTTATTTCAAAATTAAATGAATTTGCATTTTCAGATAAGGATATAATAATAGATTTTGAAGCAAATAAAGAAAATAAGAAAATAAAAGAATTAGCTAATAACTTTAAGTTTTACGAAATTTTAAATGAAAAAGAAAATAGAAAAAACTATATAGAATATATAACAAGAAAATTAAATTGCAATAATGATGATGCAAGTTTTTTATTAGATGTCATAGGAGATAATTTTGAAAGTTTAAAAAATGAAACTGATAAAATAAATGTATTTTTAAATGGAGAAGAATATAGTTTTAAAAAAGTAGAAGATATAATTTCTAAAAATTCTAACTTTGTAATCTTCAATCTAACAGATGATATTTTAAGCAAAAGAAATATAAGTTTTCCAATAAAAGAACATCTGGGTGTTTTAGCAACATTATGTAATGATTTTGAAATACTTTATAAACTTAAATTATTTCCTAATCTTTCAAATAACTATAACACATTTAAAAATCAGATAAGTAAAATTGAATTACTTAAAAATTACTCACCTTACTATATTTTTAAGAAACTTCCTTATCTTAAAAATTTTAGTAAAGAGGATATATTAAAAATATTAGATAGAGCCTTTGACGTTGAAAACAATATTAAAAGTGGTATATCTCCACTTGAAGATACTATAGAAACTTTCATACTAGAAATCATTAATAGATAG
- a CDS encoding ABC transporter ATP-binding protein — protein MEKLLRISNLNKSFKGSKIIKELNLEIEKGKIIGLLGPNGSGKTTLLKMLAAISQPNSGEILINGLKPGIETKKIVSYLPDSEFIDSTKTIREYINIYSEFFEDFDKDKMYFLLKELELSDIQEIATLSKGMKEKFYISLLLSRNAKLFILDEPLAAVDIITRDFIIDLIKKIKSPESSIIITTHLIDDIDNLFDEFCFLRDGKVDKIYDAEEFKKENPNLSVSDLYKQIFSESKVN, from the coding sequence ATGGAAAAATTATTGAGAATTTCTAATCTAAATAAATCTTTTAAAGGAAGCAAAATAATTAAAGAATTAAATTTAGAAATAGAAAAAGGTAAAATAATAGGATTATTAGGTCCAAATGGTAGTGGAAAAACAACACTTTTAAAGATGCTGGCCGCTATTTCACAACCTAATTCTGGTGAAATTCTAATAAATGGATTAAAACCAGGAATAGAGACAAAAAAAATAGTAAGTTATCTTCCAGATTCAGAATTTATAGATTCTACTAAAACTATAAGGGAATACATAAATATATATTCAGAATTTTTTGAAGATTTTGATAAGGATAAAATGTACTTTCTTTTAAAAGAACTTGAATTATCAGATATACAAGAAATTGCAACACTTTCTAAAGGAATGAAAGAAAAATTCTACATCTCTCTACTTCTTTCAAGAAATGCAAAATTATTCATACTTGATGAACCTTTAGCTGCAGTTGATATTATTACTCGTGATTTTATTATAGATCTTATTAAAAAAATTAAAAGTCCAGAATCAAGTATAATAATAACTACTCACTTAATAGATGATATAGATAATTTATTTGATGAATTTTGTTTCCTAAGAGATGGTAAAGTAGATAAAATATATGATGCTGAAGAATTCAAAAAAGAAAATCCTAATTTATCTGTTTCAGATTTATATAAACAAATATTTTCAGAAAGTAAGGTGAATTAA